A stretch of the Actinomyces qiguomingii genome encodes the following:
- the hisG gene encoding ATP phosphoribosyltransferase codes for MLRIAVPNKGSLSEPATTMLAEAGYRTRRSGRELVLVDDANQVELFFLRPRDIAVYVGQGTVHAGVTGRDLLLDSGVEALEHLPLGFARSTFRFAAPAGTMSTLADVEGKRVATSYDVLVRNFLAEQGINAQTVHLDGAVESSVQLGVADLIADVVETGSTLRAAGLETFGEPILASEAVLITTEQYRDEPGLATLVRRLEGVLRARSYVLVDYDIPMNRLHLASEITPGIESPTVSPLQNPDWVAVRAMVPRKDANRVMDELYAIGARAILVSSLVACRL; via the coding sequence GTGCTGCGCATCGCCGTGCCCAACAAGGGCTCCCTGTCCGAGCCCGCCACCACCATGCTTGCCGAGGCGGGCTACCGTACCCGCCGCTCCGGGCGGGAGCTCGTCCTGGTTGACGATGCCAACCAGGTCGAGCTGTTCTTCCTGCGCCCACGCGACATCGCCGTCTACGTCGGCCAGGGAACTGTGCACGCCGGCGTGACCGGCCGCGACCTGCTGCTGGACTCGGGCGTGGAGGCGCTTGAGCACCTGCCGCTCGGCTTCGCCCGTTCCACTTTCCGTTTTGCTGCGCCAGCCGGCACCATGAGCACCTTGGCCGATGTCGAGGGCAAGCGTGTGGCCACTTCCTACGACGTGCTGGTGCGCAACTTCCTGGCGGAGCAGGGGATCAACGCCCAGACCGTGCACCTGGACGGCGCCGTGGAGTCCTCCGTGCAGCTGGGGGTGGCGGACCTGATCGCTGACGTCGTCGAGACCGGCTCCACGCTGCGTGCCGCCGGCTTGGAGACCTTCGGGGAGCCGATCCTGGCCAGCGAGGCGGTGCTGATCACCACCGAGCAGTACCGCGACGAGCCCGGCCTGGCCACCCTCGTGCGCCGTCTGGAAGGTGTGCTGCGGGCCCGCTCCTACGTTCTGGTGGACTATGACATCCCCATGAACCGGCTGCACCTGGCCAGCGAGATCACTCCCGGCATCGAATCTCCCACCGTATCTCCGCTGCAAAACCCCGACTGGGTGGCGGTGCGGGCGATGGTCCCCCGCAAGGACGCCAACCGCGTCATGGACGAGCTATACGCCATCGGGGCGCGCGCCATTCTGGTGTCCTCCCTGGTGGCCTGCAGGCTGTAG
- a CDS encoding helix-turn-helix transcriptional regulator, producing MARPSSVDRLVRLLALPAWVSEHQDATLEEAAAHFGVTRETICQDVNTLWVTGLPGGMPDDLVDFSTDALEQGRLRLSEPLGLDRPVRLSHREAVSLMLSLGVLTDLLTDDPEAADVLDQARRTLRHALGAATPAQDSAHRDAGTTGALPSVRRALAERRRLHLVYVSATDTRSERDVDPLELVSDGSHLTLRAWCLTARAERSFRLDRVLEAKVLDTPARAHRSSRKHNSHTTRVEATLVLKPTGRWLVEQIPCQQVHTERDGSLRVRVRGRDHAWLVGLVLSAGKHLITVEPAELAMEAGAAARRALRRDAAVYAYGGTPMRGAQPSTAKR from the coding sequence ATGGCCCGTCCCAGTTCCGTTGACAGGCTGGTGCGGTTGCTGGCCCTGCCCGCCTGGGTCAGTGAGCACCAGGACGCCACCTTGGAGGAGGCGGCTGCCCATTTCGGCGTAACTCGGGAGACGATTTGTCAAGACGTGAACACCCTGTGGGTGACCGGACTGCCCGGTGGCATGCCTGATGATCTGGTGGACTTCTCCACCGACGCGCTCGAGCAGGGCCGCCTGCGCCTGAGTGAGCCCCTGGGCCTGGACCGGCCCGTGCGCCTGTCGCACCGGGAGGCAGTGTCACTGATGCTGTCGTTGGGCGTTCTGACCGACCTGTTGACCGACGATCCCGAGGCCGCGGACGTACTCGACCAGGCCCGCCGCACGCTCCGGCATGCCCTGGGCGCAGCTACTCCGGCGCAGGACTCCGCCCACCGGGACGCCGGCACCACCGGCGCCCTGCCATCCGTCCGCCGCGCCTTGGCCGAGCGACGGCGGCTACACCTGGTGTATGTCTCCGCCACAGACACCCGCTCGGAACGCGATGTCGATCCGCTGGAACTGGTAAGCGACGGCAGCCACCTGACGCTGCGCGCCTGGTGCCTGACTGCCCGAGCGGAACGATCATTTCGGCTCGACCGCGTCCTGGAGGCCAAGGTGCTCGACACACCGGCTAGGGCGCATCGCTCCTCACGCAAGCACAACAGTCACACGACTCGGGTCGAGGCCACCCTCGTACTTAAGCCGACCGGCCGCTGGCTGGTGGAGCAGATCCCCTGCCAGCAGGTGCATACCGAGCGGGACGGATCTTTGCGAGTACGGGTGCGTGGGCGCGACCACGCCTGGCTGGTGGGCCTGGTGCTGTCCGCGGGCAAACACCTGATCACGGTGGAGCCCGCCGAACTCGCCATGGAGGCCGGTGCAGCGGCGCGGCGCGCCCTGAGGCGTGATGCCGCCGTATACGCCTACGGTGGAACGCCTATGCGGGGTGCGCAACCGAGCACGGCGAAACGCTAG
- a CDS encoding helix-turn-helix transcriptional regulator has translation MPQLAPLPDSATVPAEERQVNLLLALRNTETGLTNTQIISTVAGYNPDGGASSQRMFERDKAVLRDLGIEITTTGVGAQARYRITEANYALPDLRLTAAQAAAIELAASAWRSGALTPEAQHALTKIRAVAAPDADSARLPDLSIDLGSDVSGVQVPAELAAAVQERRRVTFNYASAGSGNVGTRTVEPHQLRLSEGAWYLDALDLASGQQRTFRLARVAGAVSVVSDAGAFPAVEYSVPTPAQAVLAVAPGRALQLRARAQATRSARCPRGWDEIDVTYVDRFAFAGTLAALADAVVVLAPQELREDVMSHLEAVSAWAPAALEGE, from the coding sequence GTGCCCCAACTCGCGCCCCTCCCCGATTCGGCCACCGTCCCGGCCGAGGAACGGCAGGTCAACCTGCTGCTAGCGCTGCGCAATACGGAAACCGGCCTAACCAATACCCAGATCATCAGCACAGTCGCCGGCTATAACCCCGACGGCGGCGCCTCCTCCCAGCGCATGTTCGAGCGAGACAAGGCCGTCCTGCGGGACCTAGGCATTGAAATCACCACCACCGGCGTGGGCGCGCAAGCGCGCTACCGCATCACCGAGGCCAACTACGCCCTGCCCGACCTGAGACTGACCGCCGCGCAGGCCGCGGCCATTGAGTTGGCAGCGTCCGCGTGGCGCAGCGGGGCACTGACCCCCGAGGCCCAGCACGCGTTGACCAAGATTCGGGCGGTGGCCGCCCCCGATGCCGACTCCGCCCGGTTGCCGGACCTGAGCATCGACCTCGGCAGCGATGTCTCCGGCGTGCAAGTTCCCGCGGAATTGGCGGCGGCGGTGCAAGAGCGCCGCCGGGTGACCTTCAACTATGCCTCCGCCGGCTCCGGGAACGTCGGAACCCGCACCGTAGAGCCGCATCAACTGCGTCTGAGCGAGGGCGCCTGGTATCTGGACGCACTGGACCTCGCTTCCGGACAACAGCGGACCTTCCGACTGGCTCGCGTTGCCGGAGCGGTGTCCGTGGTTTCGGACGCGGGCGCCTTTCCCGCCGTCGAGTACTCGGTGCCCACCCCCGCGCAGGCGGTGCTGGCCGTCGCTCCGGGGCGTGCGCTGCAGCTGCGCGCCCGTGCCCAGGCCACCCGTTCGGCGCGATGTCCGCGTGGCTGGGATGAGATTGACGTCACCTACGTGGACCGCTTCGCCTTCGCCGGGACGCTGGCGGCCCTGGCCGATGCGGTTGTCGTCCTGGCGCCGCAGGAACTGCGAGAGGACGTCATGTCACATCTGGAGGCGGTTTCCGCTTGGGCACCGGCCGCCTTGGAGGGGGAGTAA
- a CDS encoding phosphoribosyl-ATP diphosphatase: MKTFEDLFAELQDKAVTRPAGSGTVQELDRGVHFIGKKLVEEAAEAWMACEHESDEAACEELSQLMYHTQVMMLAKGYTLEDIYRYL, from the coding sequence ATGAAGACTTTCGAGGACCTTTTCGCCGAGCTGCAGGACAAGGCCGTCACCCGCCCCGCCGGGTCCGGCACGGTCCAGGAGCTTGACCGAGGCGTGCACTTCATCGGCAAGAAGCTCGTCGAGGAGGCAGCCGAGGCGTGGATGGCCTGCGAGCATGAGTCCGACGAAGCCGCCTGCGAGGAGCTCAGCCAGCTGATGTACCACACCCAGGTGATGATGCTGGCCAAGGGCTACACGCTCGAGGACATTTACCGCTACCTGTGA
- a CDS encoding DUF3866 family protein has product MMWRDANVLELRRIWGRPGRRCAEVTVRIVSAPPGAVVLGDGEPCRAIAYETVTGLPETGEWVRLEVSALARALGTGGHAMITARPGVLPADTPARGHLVKARYMPDQVMVAGVDEQDTTDHALLSAPIDTITLTDTPVVIADLHSALPAVLAGLRAPDPDQLTCRPGVPSWRELRVVYVMTDGGALPLPYSRTVAALQEAGVLAGTVSVGQAWGGDLEAVSIHNGLLAARHVLDADVIVVAQGPGNLGTDTPWGFSGVACGDVVNAVAALDGRPVACLRISEADARARHRGVSHHSLTAYGRVALAAADIVVPLLPGALGEQVAEQADALCSARTRAATHRRVEVPVTGLYAALQAVERYTGVRLSTMGRGLEQDTAAFLAAAAAGRHAARLARSRQE; this is encoded by the coding sequence ATGATGTGGCGTGACGCTAACGTGCTCGAGCTACGGCGGATCTGGGGACGTCCCGGAAGACGCTGCGCAGAAGTGACGGTGCGCATCGTTTCCGCTCCACCGGGTGCCGTCGTGCTCGGCGACGGCGAGCCGTGCCGGGCCATCGCCTACGAGACCGTCACGGGCCTGCCCGAAACCGGTGAATGGGTGCGGTTGGAGGTATCCGCCCTGGCTCGCGCACTGGGCACCGGAGGGCATGCCATGATCACCGCGCGACCGGGCGTACTGCCTGCGGATACGCCCGCGCGCGGGCACCTGGTCAAGGCCCGCTACATGCCCGACCAGGTCATGGTTGCCGGTGTCGATGAGCAGGACACCACCGACCATGCGCTCCTGAGCGCACCAATTGACACCATCACGCTCACCGATACGCCGGTGGTGATCGCCGATCTGCACTCCGCGCTGCCCGCGGTCCTGGCCGGCCTGCGCGCCCCGGACCCCGATCAGCTGACCTGCCGGCCAGGGGTGCCCAGCTGGCGCGAATTACGGGTCGTCTATGTGATGACCGACGGCGGCGCCCTGCCCCTGCCCTACTCCCGTACGGTAGCGGCCTTGCAGGAGGCCGGGGTGCTGGCTGGAACGGTCAGCGTTGGGCAGGCCTGGGGCGGAGACCTGGAGGCGGTGAGTATCCACAACGGGCTGCTGGCCGCTCGCCATGTTCTGGACGCCGATGTGATCGTGGTGGCGCAGGGTCCCGGAAATCTCGGCACCGACACGCCCTGGGGATTCTCCGGGGTGGCCTGCGGCGACGTCGTCAATGCGGTTGCCGCGCTGGACGGCCGTCCCGTCGCCTGCCTGCGCATCTCCGAGGCGGATGCCCGCGCACGCCATCGGGGTGTGTCCCACCACTCGCTGACGGCATACGGGCGCGTCGCCCTGGCCGCCGCCGACATCGTGGTGCCATTGCTGCCCGGAGCCTTGGGGGAACAGGTGGCTGAGCAGGCCGATGCCCTGTGCTCGGCGCGCACACGGGCGGCCACCCACCGGCGGGTTGAGGTGCCGGTTACTGGCCTATATGCGGCACTGCAGGCCGTGGAGCGTTACACCGGAGTGCGCTTGAGCACCATGGGTCGTGGACTGGAACAGGATACGGCCGCCTTCCTCGCAGCGGCCGCCGCCGGGCGCCACGCCGCCCGCCTGGCCCGTTCCCGGCAGGAGTAG
- the amrB gene encoding AmmeMemoRadiSam system protein B, with protein sequence MKTVRRPAVAGSFYPGDAPALTQMLDELLSRARPEHLAPVPKAVVAPHAGYVYSGPMAACAYARLEPGRGRITRVVVLGPAHRVAVRGLALPGVQQLATPLGTLDVDSAACELAAALPGVSTAPEVHAWEHSLEVQLPFIQTVLGQVQVVPLAVGTASARTVADVLNALWGGPETVIVISSDLSHYLPQDRAVSVDEETVARILALDSTIPHDRACGATPLDGMLLAAKERGMRAELLGRCTSADSAGDPDRVVGYCAVALHESPTAKDELAAATAAADTQATEPPADAGDTLLPLARRAIARAVGTEPGEPAELVVGERPDWLERPGAAFITLRTEDGSLRGCIGSLEARRPLGEDVVANAVAAALRDPRFPPVTATELPALNLEVSVLTTPEVMETRDEQEARRRLRPGVDGVVLSLGPRRATFLPQVWDELPDPAEFLRQLKRKAGWPAGFWDPDLVVETYRVRAWEEP encoded by the coding sequence ATGAAAACTGTCCGCCGCCCGGCCGTCGCCGGATCCTTCTACCCGGGGGACGCCCCCGCCCTGACACAGATGCTTGATGAGCTGCTGAGCCGGGCGCGTCCAGAGCATCTCGCCCCTGTACCCAAGGCCGTCGTGGCTCCGCACGCCGGCTACGTCTACTCCGGGCCCATGGCCGCCTGCGCCTACGCCCGCCTGGAGCCAGGTCGCGGACGCATCACCCGCGTGGTCGTCCTGGGCCCCGCGCACCGGGTGGCGGTGCGCGGACTGGCCCTGCCCGGTGTGCAGCAGCTGGCCACGCCCCTGGGCACGCTCGACGTCGACTCCGCGGCTTGCGAGCTCGCCGCGGCCCTGCCCGGGGTGAGCACCGCGCCGGAGGTGCACGCATGGGAGCACTCCCTGGAAGTGCAGCTGCCTTTCATTCAGACGGTCCTAGGTCAGGTGCAGGTGGTGCCCCTGGCGGTCGGTACCGCCTCGGCGCGCACGGTTGCCGATGTGCTCAACGCGCTATGGGGTGGGCCGGAGACGGTCATCGTGATCTCCTCCGACCTGTCTCACTACCTGCCGCAGGATCGGGCCGTATCGGTTGACGAGGAGACGGTAGCGCGCATCCTCGCCCTGGACTCCACCATCCCGCATGATCGCGCCTGCGGTGCCACGCCGCTGGACGGCATGCTTTTGGCCGCCAAGGAGCGCGGGATGCGTGCCGAGCTGCTGGGCCGGTGCACCTCGGCCGATTCCGCCGGCGACCCGGATAGGGTGGTCGGTTACTGCGCTGTCGCCCTCCACGAGTCGCCCACCGCTAAGGATGAGCTTGCCGCCGCCACGGCAGCCGCGGATACACAGGCTACCGAGCCGCCCGCCGACGCCGGGGACACTCTGTTGCCACTGGCCCGCCGGGCGATCGCCCGCGCCGTGGGCACCGAGCCCGGTGAGCCCGCCGAGCTGGTGGTGGGGGAGCGGCCCGACTGGCTGGAGCGTCCCGGCGCCGCCTTCATCACTCTGCGCACTGAGGACGGCTCCCTGCGCGGCTGCATTGGCTCGCTGGAGGCGCGCCGCCCGCTGGGCGAAGACGTCGTGGCCAATGCCGTCGCCGCCGCACTGCGCGACCCGCGCTTCCCGCCCGTTACGGCCACGGAGCTGCCGGCGCTTAACCTGGAGGTGTCCGTCCTCACGACCCCCGAGGTCATGGAGACGCGCGACGAGCAGGAGGCACGCCGCCGCCTGCGCCCGGGTGTTGACGGCGTGGTGCTGTCACTGGGACCCCGGCGCGCCACCTTCCTGCCGCAGGTGTGGGATGAATTGCCAGATCCGGCCGAATTCCTGCGTCAACTCAAGCGCAAGGCCGGCTGGCCCGCCGGGTTCTGGGACCCGGATCTGGTCGTGGAGACCTACCGGGTGCGCGCCTGGGAGGAGCCATGA
- a CDS encoding ABC transporter substrate-binding protein, with product MYALTPRLTRRTLLTAMGAGAAGLLAACASGTGARTATATAATSGLVIGMTYTPNVQFAPFYLALADGEYAAGVSLRHHGEQEGQFDALLAGTEHLVVAGGDEAIVAASNGNELVIIGGYYQRYPGCIIVPEDSDITELKDLAGKRIGTPGKTGETWYSVLVALSSAGLTEDDVDVQEIGYTQQAALSSGKVDAIAGFSNNDAVQIAQHGTPVRVLSIGEDVPLLGASLITTAQVLADRRSELEAAVAASAVGMTRFVDDPDAAVDGTREYVPDLVDSTQAENAREVAVATGELVRPSKDTVVGALVPEQVGETIDFLAGRGLLGETTVTSDDVCEPLLTA from the coding sequence ATGTACGCTCTCACCCCCCGCTTGACCCGCCGCACGCTGCTGACCGCCATGGGAGCAGGCGCCGCCGGGCTGCTGGCCGCCTGCGCCTCGGGCACCGGTGCCCGGACCGCCACGGCCACCGCAGCCACCTCCGGTCTGGTCATCGGCATGACCTACACCCCGAACGTGCAGTTCGCCCCCTTCTACCTGGCCCTGGCCGACGGCGAGTACGCGGCGGGCGTGTCCCTGCGCCACCACGGGGAGCAGGAGGGGCAGTTCGACGCGCTGCTGGCCGGCACTGAGCACCTGGTGGTGGCGGGCGGCGATGAGGCGATCGTGGCTGCCTCCAACGGCAATGAGCTGGTGATCATAGGCGGCTACTACCAGCGCTACCCGGGCTGCATCATCGTGCCGGAGGACTCCGATATCACCGAACTGAAGGATCTGGCCGGAAAGAGGATCGGTACCCCCGGCAAGACTGGCGAGACCTGGTACTCGGTGCTGGTGGCGCTGTCCTCGGCCGGGCTGACCGAGGATGACGTCGACGTGCAGGAGATCGGCTACACCCAGCAGGCCGCCCTGTCCAGCGGCAAGGTCGACGCCATCGCCGGCTTTTCCAATAATGACGCCGTCCAGATCGCCCAGCACGGCACGCCTGTGCGCGTCTTGTCCATCGGCGAAGACGTGCCGCTGCTGGGAGCCTCCCTGATCACCACGGCGCAGGTGCTGGCCGACCGTCGCTCCGAGTTGGAAGCGGCTGTGGCGGCCTCCGCCGTCGGTATGACCAGGTTCGTGGATGACCCCGACGCGGCAGTCGACGGCACCAGGGAGTACGTCCCAGACCTGGTGGACTCCACACAGGCCGAGAACGCCCGCGAGGTGGCCGTGGCCACGGGTGAGCTGGTGCGGCCCAGTAAGGACACGGTGGTGGGCGCGCTGGTGCCGGAGCAGGTGGGGGAGACCATCGACTTCCTAGCCGGCCGCGGCCTGCTCGGTGAGACCACCGTGACCTCCGACGACGTCTGCGAGCCGCTGCTCACCGCTTGA
- a CDS encoding ABC transporter permease, with product MTSAIIGRTGIGAARHEGARIPRPTVARLLRTVFNPSVVLGAFLLLAWWAVTRAGLIAPVFLPSPSAVARRLVLAFTQGGLAGYTWVTLREALLGCLAAAVLSLPLAWTLYHSRRFSRAVLPYVAASQAIPAIAIAPLLVVWIGYGTVPTVVLCVLMVFFPITVTVLLGLRGLDTDVIDAARLDGADGLSMLVYMELPMTLPAILSGLRTGFTLSVTGAVIGEMTMGGEGLGMVLASQRQTVDTTGLFSTIVVLCVIATTIHWVLHELERRSRVVASMRGRRAT from the coding sequence ATGACCAGCGCCATCATCGGGAGAACCGGGATCGGAGCCGCCCGTCACGAGGGCGCCCGCATACCGCGGCCCACGGTTGCCCGGCTGCTGCGGACGGTGTTCAACCCGTCCGTCGTGCTGGGGGCGTTCCTCCTGCTGGCCTGGTGGGCAGTGACTCGGGCCGGTCTGATCGCACCGGTTTTCCTGCCCTCTCCCTCGGCAGTCGCCCGCCGCCTGGTGCTCGCCTTCACCCAGGGCGGCCTCGCCGGATACACCTGGGTGACACTGCGCGAGGCGCTGCTCGGTTGCCTGGCAGCCGCCGTCCTGTCCCTGCCGCTGGCGTGGACGCTGTACCACTCCCGTCGCTTCTCCCGCGCTGTCCTGCCGTACGTGGCCGCCTCGCAGGCCATCCCGGCGATCGCGATCGCACCACTGCTGGTGGTGTGGATCGGCTATGGCACCGTGCCGACGGTGGTGCTGTGCGTGCTCATGGTGTTCTTCCCGATCACGGTCACCGTCCTGCTGGGCCTGCGCGGCCTGGACACCGACGTCATTGATGCCGCCCGACTCGACGGCGCCGACGGGCTGAGCATGTTGGTCTACATGGAGCTGCCAATGACGTTGCCTGCGATCCTGTCCGGGCTGCGCACCGGCTTCACCCTGTCCGTGACCGGCGCTGTGATCGGCGAGATGACCATGGGCGGGGAGGGCCTGGGCATGGTGCTCGCCTCCCAGCGGCAAACCGTGGACACCACCGGGCTGTTCTCCACCATCGTGGTGCTGTGTGTCATCGCCACCACCATCCACTGGGTACTGCACGAGCTGGAACGGCGTAGCCGCGTCGTCGCCTCCATGCGGGGGCGCCGCGCCACCTGA
- the amrS gene encoding AmmeMemoRadiSam system radical SAM enzyme produces MSTLTTPPPSPPAAGDAAGYTARWWKALPDGRLQCDLCPRHCRLREGQRGFCFVRRRSGKRIVLTAYGRSTGLCLDPVEKKPLHHVHPGNSVLSFGTAGCNLSCKFCQNWVVSTARSTQVLSVDAPPGNIADQAARLGARAVAFTYNDPVVFAEYAIDTAHACHERGLEAYAVSAGWVCGGPALELFGSVDAANIDLKGFTEGFYRKITGARLRDVQDTLVRVREHTSTWLELTTLLIPGLNDSPEEVGRLAAWVAGALGAHTPLHLTAFHPAHRMLDRPRTPAATLRRARRAALDAGLRFVYLGNVRDAEGATTFCPGCGAAVIVRRGYTVDAYELDERGCCRHCGRRLPGRFDADDPGDSAAAYPWRVAPAGR; encoded by the coding sequence ATGAGCACCCTTACCACCCCGCCGCCGTCCCCGCCCGCTGCGGGCGACGCCGCCGGTTACACGGCCCGATGGTGGAAAGCGCTGCCGGACGGCCGTTTGCAATGCGACCTGTGTCCGCGACACTGTCGCCTGCGGGAGGGGCAGCGCGGCTTCTGCTTCGTGCGTCGCCGCAGTGGGAAGCGGATCGTGCTGACCGCCTACGGCCGCTCCACCGGCCTATGCCTGGACCCGGTGGAGAAGAAGCCGCTGCATCACGTCCACCCCGGCAATTCCGTGCTGTCCTTCGGCACCGCGGGCTGCAACCTGTCGTGCAAGTTCTGCCAGAACTGGGTGGTCTCGACCGCCCGATCCACCCAGGTGCTCAGCGTGGACGCCCCGCCCGGCAACATCGCCGATCAGGCCGCCCGGTTGGGCGCCCGCGCCGTCGCCTTCACCTACAACGACCCGGTGGTCTTCGCCGAGTACGCCATCGACACCGCTCACGCCTGCCACGAGCGCGGGCTGGAGGCCTACGCGGTCAGCGCCGGGTGGGTCTGCGGCGGGCCGGCGCTGGAACTCTTCGGCTCCGTCGACGCCGCCAATATTGACCTCAAGGGCTTCACCGAGGGCTTCTACCGGAAGATCACCGGGGCGCGGCTGCGGGATGTGCAGGACACGCTGGTGCGCGTGCGCGAACACACCTCAACGTGGCTGGAGTTGACCACGCTGTTGATCCCGGGCCTGAACGACTCGCCCGAGGAGGTCGGTCGGCTTGCCGCCTGGGTGGCCGGCGCGCTGGGCGCGCACACGCCGCTGCATCTGACGGCCTTCCACCCCGCCCACCGCATGCTGGACCGGCCGCGGACGCCGGCGGCTACGCTGCGGCGGGCCCGCCGCGCGGCGCTGGATGCGGGCCTGCGCTTCGTGTATCTGGGCAATGTGCGCGACGCGGAGGGGGCGACGACCTTCTGCCCCGGTTGTGGCGCCGCGGTCATTGTCCGTCGCGGCTATACGGTGGACGCCTACGAGCTGGATGAGAGGGGCTGCTGCCGCCACTGCGGGCGGCGGCTACCCGGCAGGTTCGATGCCGATGACCCGGGCGACTCCGCGGCCGCCTACCCGTGGCGCGTTGCCCCGGCGGGCCGGTAG
- the tatA gene encoding Sec-independent protein translocase subunit TatA, with amino-acid sequence MIKPTHIVVLLVLVLLIFGANRLPEIAGSIGKSMKVFKKEVKELREDDESPSDQQPQAQIPQQPQQGTYYTQPTQAGQAAPQQAPQQPQQYTDGTVQQ; translated from the coding sequence GTGATCAAGCCCACACACATTGTTGTTCTGCTTGTCCTCGTGCTGCTCATCTTCGGCGCCAACAGGCTCCCCGAAATCGCCGGGAGTATCGGCAAGTCCATGAAGGTGTTCAAGAAGGAAGTCAAGGAGCTCCGTGAGGACGACGAGTCGCCCTCAGACCAGCAGCCCCAGGCGCAGATCCCGCAGCAGCCGCAACAGGGCACCTACTACACCCAGCCCACCCAGGCCGGGCAGGCGGCCCCGCAGCAGGCGCCCCAGCAGCCGCAGCAATACACGGACGGCACCGTCCAGCAGTGA
- the tatC gene encoding twin-arginine translocase subunit TatC, whose protein sequence is MPKLPGRKRRENPEAVMSIGEHLRELRNRLFISAIGIMVMAVVGYFLFDVVYQFITYPIEAANARGAKLNVNYSTMLSSFDMRLRVSIWLGVLLSSPLWIYEFFAYVGPGMTRKEKVYTWIFGAVGLLLFAAGCALGMWIMPHAAVILTGFIPKTGSSTGIMDASVYLSFVLRLVLAFGAAFLLPEIMVALNRLGVMKGRTMLKGWRWAVIGIFTFMAFANPLPDPWSMIFMAIPITGLYFLACYISIRHDKRVARRRAEEDAALDAALAGTPSSGTLTTT, encoded by the coding sequence ATGCCGAAGCTGCCCGGCAGGAAACGCCGCGAGAACCCCGAGGCAGTCATGTCCATCGGGGAACACCTGCGTGAGCTACGCAACCGGCTGTTCATCTCGGCCATCGGCATCATGGTGATGGCCGTCGTCGGCTATTTCCTATTCGACGTCGTGTATCAGTTCATCACTTATCCGATTGAGGCGGCCAACGCACGCGGGGCCAAGCTCAACGTCAATTACTCCACCATGCTGTCCTCCTTCGACATGCGGCTGCGAGTGTCCATTTGGCTGGGTGTGCTGCTGTCCTCACCGCTGTGGATCTACGAGTTTTTCGCCTACGTTGGCCCCGGAATGACTCGCAAGGAGAAGGTCTACACCTGGATCTTCGGCGCGGTCGGCCTGTTGCTGTTCGCCGCCGGCTGCGCCCTGGGCATGTGGATCATGCCCCATGCGGCAGTGATCCTGACCGGCTTCATCCCGAAAACGGGGTCATCGACCGGCATTATGGATGCCTCGGTGTACTTATCCTTCGTGCTGCGGCTGGTCCTGGCCTTTGGAGCCGCCTTCCTGCTTCCGGAGATCATGGTTGCGCTGAACCGGCTCGGGGTTATGAAGGGGCGCACCATGCTCAAGGGTTGGCGCTGGGCGGTGATCGGCATCTTCACCTTCATGGCCTTCGCCAATCCGCTGCCCGACCCCTGGTCAATGATCTTCATGGCCATTCCCATCACCGGCCTGTACTTCCTGGCCTGTTACATCTCGATCCGTCACGACAAGCGCGTGGCCAGGCGTCGTGCCGAAGAGGACGCCGCTTTGGACGCCGCCCTGGCGGGAACGCCATCCTCCGGCACTCTTACGACAACTTGA